In Cheilinus undulatus linkage group 14, ASM1832078v1, whole genome shotgun sequence, a genomic segment contains:
- the LOC121521804 gene encoding probable G-protein coupled receptor 139 translates to MEGASVTAFVTVQKIYYPLLCIMGIPANLFTFYMICFRKCGMSDTAIVYLSCLAIVDTFYLVWVILLDLTLTFWILQPFWHSHPMCGIMGFLQYGSLYSSSWIVVVFTIERYLVLRSTAAKQHFSQARVTRLTCVGIVLVSHLVSVPMAWINVVSPVNLTVNGENMTLPRCHYRDQAYTTIIVWIATFLSGGIPIALVIIFNYLIGYHLSRASNLFTKEERRVMHGRSTRGMLRRTILLLGTVSVAFVVLSLPRFVTYCILRTTYNTENFDRNDYSIPINVAGDLANMLQNLNSTTNFLLYCMVSRRFRRELVHVVTCKEKARELGSMLTHTTMKVFSVVDHKTMTSSDNRPVVLTNLKQTE, encoded by the exons ATGGAGGGAGCCAGCGTCACCGCCTTCGTCACTGTTCAGAAGATCTACTACCCACTGCTGTGCATCATGGGTATTCCAG CTAACCTCTTCACCTTCTACATGATCTGCTTCCGTAAATGCGGGATGTCTGACACCGCCATCGTCTATCTGAGCTGTCTGGCCATCGTTGACACCTTCTACCTGGTGTGGGTGATCCTTCTCGACCTGACCCTCACCTTCTGGATTCTGCAGCCTTTCTGGCACTCCCACCCAATGTGTGGCATCATGGGGTTCCTGCAGTACGGATCTCTCTACAGCTCCTCCTGGATCGTGGTGGTGTTCACCATTGAGCGGTACCTGGTCTTACGCAGCACAGCGGCCAAGCAGCACTTCTCCCAGGCCCGAGTCACCAGACTGACCTGTGTGGGCATCGTCCTGGTGTCCCATCTGGTCTCGGTGCCGATGGCCTGGATCAACGTGGTCTCACCGGTGAACTTGACAGTGAACGGTGAGAACATGACGCTGCCCAGGTGTCATTACCGCGATCAGGCCTACACCACCATCATAGTGTGGATAGCCACCTTCCTCTCAGGGGGAATACCCATCGCACTGGTCATCATCTTCAACTACCTCATCGGGTACCATCTCAGCCGCGCTAGCAACCTCTTCACCAAGGAAGAGCGGCGCGTCATGCACGGGAGGAGCACCAGAGGCATGTTGAGGAGGACCATCCTGCTGTTAGGAACCGTCTCCGTGGCCTTCGTGGTGCTCAGCCTTCCTAGATTCGTCACCTACTGCATCCTGAGGACCACGTACAACACTGAGAACTTTGACAGAAACGACTACAGCATCCCCATCAACGTGGCTGGAGACTTGGCCAACATGCTGCAGAACCTCAACTCCACCACCAACTTCCTGCTCTACTGCATGGTCAGCCGGCGCTTCAGGAGGGAGCTGGTCCACGTGGTGACCTGTAAGGAGAAGGCACGGGAGCTGGGCTCTATGCTCACCCACACCACCATGAAAGTCTTCTCTGTTGTGGATCATAAAACCATGACATCAAGTGACAACCGCCCAGTGGTGCTGACCAACCTCAAACAGACAGAATAG